DNA from Lemur catta isolate mLemCat1 chromosome 7, mLemCat1.pri, whole genome shotgun sequence:
ataattgctCTTTATATTATGTGTTGTCAGACAAGAtagttatttaagaaacatggaaaatgcagaaatgacTATAGACAATGTTTTCACAAAAGTAACTATATAATGGTACAATAGATGAAGGCAATGCATGGCcttccaataaaaaatatttaaagattatattatgttatattacaTCATGTTATAGTGTGATATAATATGtgactataaaattaattatataattgatatataatgatataatgtttgataatatttgataatgtaaTTGATAATTGATGTAATATCATGATCCTGATTGTAAttgtgatattatattatattgtgttatattatgaaataattattaaaataattattaataataatataaataataaataattattaaaaagaattatttaacataattcagccaatccagggacaagtccctgagaaaacttgtttccttccttgcaggcaatgaagctctgcctctttatcctcCTCATATGCTCCTCCTGCGCATACGCCGGCTTCGGACCCCCGCCAAATCCGCAGGAACTCATAAGACTCCTCTATGGGAACCCCTGTGACTGCGGTGGAGGTACGACCACGATTACCCCCTCCTCTTATACTAAAACAATTGACTGCTCCTCAAAAATAGCCTACCTAGCCTATAGTCAAACATACTCAGGGATTTCAGAACAACAATGGACCTGTGTGTCCAAGCCCACAATTATTCCCTCCACACAGGGCCGTCCTGGGCCTTGTCCTAGCAGCTGTTTGAGTGCAGTCTACACAGCAATCCATTCAAGCTGCTACACCTCTGCTCAGTTATGCACCCTTAATAATCAAACCTATTACACTGCCATCTTAGAAAGAAACTACCCTGGTACCTTTGGCAGTATCttagatggagaaaaatatgcTCAGGCATCTTGCTTGGGAACTGTTGGAAAGGACGTATGCTGGCACACCGTTGCCCCAATTCATATATCGGACGGTGGGGGCCCCAGCGACATTCAAAAACAATCCCAAGTCTCTCACCGCCTAGAGGAACTTGCCTGACCCCTATATCCTCTCTTAGATTATCATCCACTTGCTCTCCCCAAACCCAGAGATATTGCTCTAGACCCACAGAGACAAAATATTCTCAAAGCCACATTCTCTCTATTAAATACCACTAATCCCTCCCTTGCACAAGATTGCTGGCTATGCATGACCTCTGGTACGCCCTTGCCTACCGCGATCCCCACCTATAACGTTTCCTACATGCCCCTTGACGATAAGACCAATTGTTCATTCTCACCCCCTTTCAGAGTACAACCTTCAGGCTTTAATTCCTCCGGTTGCCTCCAAGGaccatttcaaaataactctTACGATGTTGAGGTTGGATTTATTACCTTCTCTAACTGCCATACCATAACCAACATCTCCACCCCTGTTTGCTCTCCTCCGGGTCAGGTATTTGTCTGTGGGGGCAACCTCGCCTACACTGTACTCCCCACCAATTGGACAGGCCTCTGCATTTTAGCGAGCCTCCTCCCTGACATCTCCATTATCCCCGGGGAGGAACCTGTTCCCCTCCCTAGTTTTGACCTTGTGGCGGGACATCACCGACGCGCCCTCCACTTCATTCCCTTGCTTATAGGTTTGGGTATAGCAACTGCTATGGCCACTGGAGGTGCAGGAGTCGGGGTTGCTACCCATACCTATAATAAGTTGTCCCTCCAGTTAATCAATGATGTTCAAACTCTTTCTGGGACCATCAATGACCTACAAGACCAAATTGATTCACTGGCTGAGGTTGTCTTACAAAATCGCAGAGGATTAGACTTACTAACTGCGGAACAGGGAGGAATTTGCTTAGCCTTGCAGGAACGGTGCTGTTTCTATGCCAACAAGTCTGGCATCGTCGGGGACaagatcaaaaaattacaagaagatctcatcaaacgaagaaaagaattatttgaaaacccactCTGGACCGGACTTAACGGACTTctcccctaccttctccctatcttgggccccctcctt
Protein-coding regions in this window:
- the LOC123641312 gene encoding syncytin-2-like gives rise to the protein MTSGTPLPTAIPTYNVSYMPLDDKTNCSFSPPFRVQPSGFNSSGCLQGPFQNNSYDVEVGFITFSNCHTITNISTPVCSPPGQVFVCGGNLAYTVLPTNWTGLCILASLLPDISIIPGEEPVPLPSFDLVAGHHRRALHFIPLLIGLGIATAMATGGAGVGVATHTYNKLSLQLINDVQTLSGTINDLQDQIDSLAEVVLQNRRGLDLLTAEQGGICLALQERCCFYANKSGIVGDKIKKLQEDLIKRRKELFENPLWTGLNGLLPYLLPILGPLLCLLLLITFGPWAFRHFTDLIKRQIDAILAKPIQIHYQRLAVKDGFGEDCYGSLPTGTTC